The window TTCATCTTGGCGGCAATTCAATGGGCGGCTGGATAGCCGGCGCCTATGCCGCCGGCTATCCACACCAGGTCCAGAGTCTGTGGTTATTGGCGCCCGGCGGAGTAGCCTCGGCCCAAGCCAGCGAACTCGCCCAGCACCTGGCCCGGGGCGAGAATCCCCTCCTCGTCAACCGGCCTGAGGACTTCGACACGATGTTCGACTTCGCGGCCGTCACACGTCCCTGGATCCCCGGTCCGATCAAGCGTTACCTGGCCCAGCAAGCCATACGTCAACGCGATTTCAACGCCAAAGTTGTCCGGGAGCTGGCCGAAACCCCGCTCTCCCTAGAACCGCTCTTACAAGATCATCCAGTCCCAGCCCTGATCGTGTGGGGAGAGCAAGACCGCATCTTACACGTTTCAGGGGCGGCGATACTGGCAGGGCTGATGCCGAACGCCCAAGCCGTGGTCATGCCCCACACCGGCCATATTCCCATGATCGAGCGGCCCCGGGAAACCGCCGAACGCTTCCTGCGCTTTCAGCACATTGACTTCTGAGCGTCTCAGTCTGTGGCCGTCCGTCTCTCGCACGCCGACAAAAACACAAAGCCCAGCCCGAGCAGCAGGTTGGCTGAGACCAGCCGGGTATACCAGGCGTGCAGGCGGGCAAATTCATCCCGAAAGACCTGTTTTGCCGGGTCGAAATTGTCAAAATCCTGGATCTCAACCGTCCGCAGGTATTCCAGCCGGTCGGCAATCGGGATGGCATAGATCAGCAGCCCGGCCAGCATCAGCAGCCATAGGGCAGCTTTAGCCACCCGCAGCCGGGTTCGTTCGGCCGGGTGCAGCACAAAGTACATCGCGCCGAATCCCATGCAGGCCGCAGCCACGCCCTCCAGGCGATTGAGCTTGGCCAGAATGACGGCGTTGATATTCCCGGCCACATTGATGCTGGGCGCCTCCTGGAACACACTCCCGGCCACCGCAAAACCAAAGCCTGCCAAGGCTCCGATCCAGACCCCGGCCCCCAGGTTCTCAACAAAGAACACCAGCGTATGCAGCGTGCGTTTGCCCATGCCTGTCCTCCTGGCCCTATTCCTGGCCCTACTCCTCTCGCAAGGCCAGCGCCGGTGAGGTCCGGGACATCTTGAAGGCCGGATAGACCCCGGCCAACAGCGCGGCCAGCACGGCCAGCAGCACGGCCTGAACGAGCAGGCCGGGGACAATTTCCAGCTCCAGGGTCCAGCCAAACGAGCGCCGATTTATCACAAACACCAACACCGAGGCCAGCAGCAGGCCGACCGGCAGGGCCAGCAGGCCGGCCAGCAGACCCATCACACCGGTCTGGGCGGTGACCAAGCCCCAGACCTGACGCGGCGTAAAGCCGGTCGCCCGCAGTACGCCGAATTCGCGTTCGCGTTCCAGCTGCAAGGCCATCAGCGCACTCAGGACACCGATAAACGCCACCGCCGTGGTCAGCAGGTGAAGCACCGAGGTAATGGTGAAGGTGCGGTCAAAAATCTCCAGCGAGGCCTGGCGCAGGGACCGGTTCGAGCGGAGCTCGACCTCCTGCACCGAGCCGACCAGCCGCCGCAGCGAGGCCACCATTGCCGCCACATCCCGGTCAGGACTCAGCCACAGCCCCAGCGACGACACGCCCCGGTCGTGCCAGAACTGCTCATAGGTCCGGCGGCTCATCATCACCAGCCCCCGGTCCGAGCCGTAATCGGCAAAAATCCCGGCGACCCGAAAATCGTGTACGCCCCGGTCGGTCCGCAGACGGACAGCGCCGCCCACCCGCAGCCGGTGATGGTAGGCGTACGGCTCTGACACAATGACCGTGTGTTCAGCCTCAAAGGCCGGCCATACCACCTCCGGCCGGCCTTCAACAAAGCGGTAGGAAGAATACCTGTCGACATCGAGCCGCAGGGCCACCAGCTGGACCCGGCCGGTCGGTGATTCGACCGACACCCGCCGGTAGGTACTCACCGCCTCCACCCCCGGGGCGGCTGACAGACGGGCGACAACGGCCGGGTCCAGGCTGCCCTCATTCCAGCGCGACACCAGGCTGGGAGGAGCAATATAGATATCGGCCTGGAGAGCGTTCTCCAGCCAATAGGCCACGGTCTGCCGAAAACTCTCAATCATGATGCCCACCCCAACCGTCACCGACACGGCGACCATCAGGGCTGCAATCGCCACCGCAGTCCGGCTCAGCGAGGCCAGCACGCTGCGAATACACAGCCGTCCGACAATATCCGTCCGTGTCCCGATCAACAGCTGGACCACCCGCAGCAGGCCAACCACGGCCACCGGCGTGACCAGCACACAGCCCAGGAAGATGGTGAACAGACCGCCAAAGCTCAGGATCAGGTCACGGCTGGGCAGCAGCAGCAAACCCGCCCCGACCAGCATCAGGCACACGCCAGCCACGGCCGCCCAGGGCAAAACCCGTTGCGACCGGGCTTCGAGTGTCGAGCGGTTCAGCACCGCCCGCGGCTGGGTGGCCGTGGCCTCCAGCGCCGGAGCCAGGGCGGCCACCAGGCTGGCCCCGAGTCCCAGCCCCAAGCCCTTGAGCAGCCCCAGCCCGCTGATCGTCAGCTCACGCACGCTGACGACAAAGTACAGATCGGTGATCGTCTGGGTCACCAGCCGGACCAGGCCCTGGGCCAGGGCGACCCCCAGCACGAGTCCGGCGGCCGTACCCAGCAGACCCAGCAGGGCGGCTTCGGCCACAATCAGGCTGAAAATTTCCCGGCGGGTGACGCCGACAACCCGCAGGGCGCCGATCAGGCTGCGACGCTGGACGACCGAAAAAGTCATCGTGTTATAGATCAAAAACATGCCGACAATCAGAGCCAATAAACTCAGCGCGCTCAGGTTCAGGCTGAAGGCGCGGGTCATCTGGGCTACCGACTGCGAACGGGCGGCCGCGCTGCGGACCTCGGCGCCGGGCGGCAACACCGCCCTGATTTTGGCCAGCTCGGCCTGGCCCGGCGGACCGGCCGGAATCATCAGATCGATCCGACTCAAACGCCCGGTCAGGCCCAGCAGTTCCTGAGCGGTGGCAATATCGGTCACCAGCAGGCTGTCCAGCGCCCGGCGGCTCAGCGCATCGGCCGGCTCCAACAGGGCGATGATGCTGAGCCGCTGACGGACGCCGCCGGCCCGAACGGTGAGCTGGTCGGCCTGCCCTTCTGCGGCTTTGTCTCCGGCCAGCCCGAGACCCAGCTCACGACCCGTCCCGTAGGACATGATGGCGGTTGCCGGCCGGGTCAAAAACGACACCAACGCGGTCTGCCCCCGGCTGTTCAGCCCGGCCAGATAGGGCCGAAACGGCGCCTCGGCAAACGGGTCAACACCCAGCACCCGAAAGGTCCGGCCCGGATAGTCGGGTGCCGCCACATCGCCCTCGACAACCGGCGCCGCCAGCCGGACACCAGCCTCAATCCGCACGGCGCGAAAGATGTCCTCGGGAATCCCCCGCGAGCCACCGACAATCTGGTGCGTCGCCCGCCCCACCACACTGTCGGTTGACAGCAAGAAGGCGCGC of the Desulfurellaceae bacterium genome contains:
- a CDS encoding alpha/beta fold hydrolase, encoding MKKRWITIFLGGLLGLFMLSLAVLSLFPGFVLSLAVEADRTAAGLEERTVQVAEHRIQYLSGGSGEPLVLLHGFAANKDNWTRVAAYLTPHFRVIAPDLPGFGESSRDAQARYAVADQVERLHAFARALGLAQFHLGGNSMGGWIAGAYAAGYPHQVQSLWLLAPGGVASAQASELAQHLARGENPLLVNRPEDFDTMFDFAAVTRPWIPGPIKRYLAQQAIRQRDFNAKVVRELAETPLSLEPLLQDHPVPALIVWGEQDRILHVSGAAILAGLMPNAQAVVMPHTGHIPMIERPRETAERFLRFQHIDF
- a CDS encoding ABC transporter permease, which gives rise to MSRVLWRASLRYLLRHPWQMGLSFVGVALGVAVVVAIDLANTSAQRAFLLSTDSVVGRATHQIVGGSRGIPEDIFRAVRIEAGVRLAAPVVEGDVAAPDYPGRTFRVLGVDPFAEAPFRPYLAGLNSRGQTALVSFLTRPATAIMSYGTGRELGLGLAGDKAAEGQADQLTVRAGGVRQRLSIIALLEPADALSRRALDSLLVTDIATAQELLGLTGRLSRIDLMIPAGPPGQAELAKIRAVLPPGAEVRSAAARSQSVAQMTRAFSLNLSALSLLALIVGMFLIYNTMTFSVVQRRSLIGALRVVGVTRREIFSLIVAEAALLGLLGTAAGLVLGVALAQGLVRLVTQTITDLYFVVSVRELTISGLGLLKGLGLGLGASLVAALAPALEATATQPRAVLNRSTLEARSQRVLPWAAVAGVCLMLVGAGLLLLPSRDLILSFGGLFTIFLGCVLVTPVAVVGLLRVVQLLIGTRTDIVGRLCIRSVLASLSRTAVAIAALMVAVSVTVGVGIMIESFRQTVAYWLENALQADIYIAPPSLVSRWNEGSLDPAVVARLSAAPGVEAVSTYRRVSVESPTGRVQLVALRLDVDRYSSYRFVEGRPEVVWPAFEAEHTVIVSEPYAYHHRLRVGGAVRLRTDRGVHDFRVAGIFADYGSDRGLVMMSRRTYEQFWHDRGVSSLGLWLSPDRDVAAMVASLRRLVGSVQEVELRSNRSLRQASLEIFDRTFTITSVLHLLTTAVAFIGVLSALMALQLEREREFGVLRATGFTPRQVWGLVTAQTGVMGLLAGLLALPVGLLLASVLVFVINRRSFGWTLELEIVPGLLVQAVLLAVLAALLAGVYPAFKMSRTSPALALREE